One Solanum pennellii chromosome 9, SPENNV200 DNA segment encodes these proteins:
- the LOC107030129 gene encoding uncharacterized protein LOC107030129, producing the protein MPQTNITHLPSVGSDHCPLLMEINDKKNAVIKYFKFLNCWTDNEPFFKTVEQCWQRKVIGSPMWCLHIKMKRLTKTLREWSKLEYGDIFDKVKQYEEEVKNAEGKHIMDNSKANREQLSASNANYIKYMKLEYSILQQKTQLQWLKKGDANTKYFHDVIRGRRKKMFIHKVMTDSGVCIHGEENIARAACEYYQNMFTGKTDKIREEMLQCIPNMVTNEQNIELEKMPSVDELRKVVMSMNPNSAPGPDGIGGKFFQVCFDIIKEDLLAAVKDFFNGCDMPKYMSHANIIMLPKVDHPNMF; encoded by the coding sequence ATGCCACAAACCAATATTACTCATCTTCCCTCAGTTGGTTCTGATCACTGTCCTTTATTGATggaaataaatgataaaaagaatGCTGTGATTAAGTATTTTAAGTTTCTCAATTGTTGGACTGATAATGAACCTTTCTTTAAAACTGTGGAGCAATGCTGGCAAAGAAAGGTTATAGGATCTCCTATGTGGTGTCTTCATATTAAAATGAAGAGATTAACTAAAACTCTGAGGGAGTGGTCTAAATTGGAATATGGTGATATTTTTGACAAGGTGAAACAGTATGAGGAAGAAGTTAAGAATGCTGAAGGGAAGCATATTATGGATAATAGTAAGGCAAATAGAGAACAACTTTCTGCTTCAAATGCTAATTATATTAAGTATATGAAGCTGGAATATTCCATTCTTCAACAGAAAACTCAATTACAGTGGTTGAAAAAGGGTGATGCAAATACCAAATACTTTCATGATGTGATTAgaggaagaaggaaaaagatgtTTATTCATAAAGTCATGACTGATAGTGGTGTATGCATTCATGGGGAGGAGAATATTGCTAGAGCAGCCTGTGAATATTATCAAAATATGTTTACAGGAAAAACTGACAAAATAAGGGAGGAGATGCTTCAGTGTATTCCTAATATGGTTactaatgaacaaaatatagaaTTGGAAAAGATGCCTTCTGTGGATGAATTGAGAAAGGTTGTTATGAGTATGAATCCCAATTCTGCTCCTGGACCTGATGGAATAGGTGGCAAATTCTTTCAAGTCTGTTTTGACATTATTAAGGAAGATCTTCTTGCTGCTGTTAAAGATTTCTTCAATGGTTGTGATATGCCTAAATATATGTCTCATGCTAATATTATTATGCTCCCTAAGGTTGATCATCCAAACATGTTTTAG